The DNA sequence AGTTATGGGACATGTTGACCACGGTAAAACATCTTTATTAGATGCAATAAGATCAACAAGTGTAACTACAAACGAAGCTGGTGGAATAACTCAACATATAGGGGCATCTGAAGTTACTATAAATGGTGAAAAAATAGTGTTCTTAGATACACCAGGGCATGAGGCTTTTACATCTATGAGAGCTAGAGGAGCACAAGTAACTGATATGGCTATATTAGTTGTTGCAGCAGATGATGGTATAATGCCACAAACTATAGAAGCTATAAACCATGCTAAAGCTGCAGAAGTTCCAATAATAGTTGCTATAAACAAAATAGATAAGCCAGCTGCTAATGTTGATAGAGTAAAACAAGAATTAGCAGATCAAGGATTATTAGTCGAAGACTGGGGTGGAGATGTAATATCTGTTCCTGTATCAGCTAGACAAAAAACTAATATAGATACATTATTAGAAATGATACTTTTAGTTGCAGAAGTAGAAGAATTAAAAGCTAACCCTAATAAGAGAGCTGTAGGTACTGTAATAGAAGCTGAACTTGATAAAGGAAGAGGTCCAGTTGCTACTGTACTTGTTCAAGGTGGAACTTTAAAAGTAGGAGATCCTATAGTTGCAGGAACAGCTTCTGGTAAGGTAAGAGCTATGATAAACGATAAAGGTAGAAGAGTTAAGACTGCTGGACCATCTACTGCTGTTGAGATATTAGGTTTATCAGAAGTTCCACAAGGTGGAGACCAATTCGTAGCTGTAGCTACTGATAAAATAGCTAGAAGTGTAGCTGAAAAGAGACAACATATAGCTAGAGAAGAAATGTTAAAATCTAACCAAAGAGTAAGTCTTGATGAATTCTTCAGTCAAATGTCAGATGCTGATGTTAAAGAACTTAACTTAGTTGTTAAAGCTGACGTACAAGGTTCTGTTCAAGCAGTTAAACAATCTTTAGAAAAATTATCTAATGAAGAAGTTATGGTTAAGGTTATACATGGTGGAGTTGGAGCTGTAACTGAATCAGACGTTATGCTAGCTAGAGCATCTAATGCTATAATAATAGGATTTAACGTAAGACCAGTTGCAACTGCAGAAGTAATGGCTAAAAAAGAAGAAGTAGATGTAAGAACTTACACAATAATCTATAAAGCTATAGAAGATGTACAAGCTGCTATGACAGGTATGTTAGACCCAGAATACATCGATGAAGATACAGGTAAAGCTGAAGTAAGAGAAACATTTAAAATATCTGGAGTAGGTACAGTAGCTGGATGTTATGTATTAAGTGGTAAGATATTTAGAAATGGTAAAGTAAGAGTTGTTAGAGATGGATTTATAATACATGAAGGTGAAATAGCTGCATTAAAGAGATTTAAAGATGACGCTAAAGAAGTTAATCATGGATATGAGTGTGGTATAACAATAACTAACTTTAACGACTTAAAAGAAGGCGATATAATAGAAGCCTATGTAACTAAAGAAGTTGAAAGAAAATTAAAATAGTAAATAAAAGAGGTCGATATTATGGCATCATACAATAGAACACAAAGAATAGGTGAAGAAATAAGAAAAGTTGTAAGCACAATGCTTATAAGTGGAATAAAAGATTATAGAATAAATTCTATGGTAAGTGTTACGGATGTTGAAGTAACTAGTGACTTAAGTTATGCTTATGTTTATGTAAGTATATTAGGTGGAAATAAAGAATCAAGCATGGCTGGACTTAAAAGTGCTTGTGGATATATAAGAAAAGAAGTTGGAAAAAATGTTAAGCTTAGACATACTCCAGAAATAATTTTTAAATTAGATGATTCTATAGAAAAAGGTATGTATATGGAAAATCTAATCAAAAAAGTTAACCAAGAGAGTGAAAAGAACGATGAAAGTTCAGATGAAGAAACTCAAGGAGAATAGTTTATGCTAAATAATATTAAAAATATTATAAAAGCTATAAGGGAAGGTAACAATTTTATTGTTACCTCTCATTATAGTCCGGATGGGGATAATATAGGATCTACATTGTCAATGTATTATGCACTTAAAAAACTAGGAAAAAAAGTGTATTATGTATTAGACGATAGTATACCGTTAAACTTAACATTTTTAGTGAAAGATGTAAAAATTTTAAAATCAGAAGAAATGGATGAGAATTTAAGTGATTACACATTAATATCACTAGATTGTGGTGATTTTAACAGGATATGTGTAAGTGAAAACATAAAAAAGTCTGTAAAACAATTAATATGTATAGATCATCATGCAAGTAATAATAATTATGGAGATTTAAACTATATAAATCCAAATGA is a window from the Paraclostridium sordellii genome containing:
- the rbfA gene encoding 30S ribosome-binding factor RbfA is translated as MASYNRTQRIGEEIRKVVSTMLISGIKDYRINSMVSVTDVEVTSDLSYAYVYVSILGGNKESSMAGLKSACGYIRKEVGKNVKLRHTPEIIFKLDDSIEKGMYMENLIKKVNQESEKNDESSDEETQGE
- the infB gene encoding translation initiation factor IF-2, encoding MSTRVYQLAEKLGITSEELITKLGELDINVNDKNDELSQDDAQMAMELLEDEVAAGSGLPTVSVDGKLTVQELANSLEKPATEIIMKLMKMGTMATINQELNFEIASLVAKDYGFELVEGDASEKEAAEIDALMDIEEDKEEDLVKRPPVVTVMGHVDHGKTSLLDAIRSTSVTTNEAGGITQHIGASEVTINGEKIVFLDTPGHEAFTSMRARGAQVTDMAILVVAADDGIMPQTIEAINHAKAAEVPIIVAINKIDKPAANVDRVKQELADQGLLVEDWGGDVISVPVSARQKTNIDTLLEMILLVAEVEELKANPNKRAVGTVIEAELDKGRGPVATVLVQGGTLKVGDPIVAGTASGKVRAMINDKGRRVKTAGPSTAVEILGLSEVPQGGDQFVAVATDKIARSVAEKRQHIAREEMLKSNQRVSLDEFFSQMSDADVKELNLVVKADVQGSVQAVKQSLEKLSNEEVMVKVIHGGVGAVTESDVMLARASNAIIIGFNVRPVATAEVMAKKEEVDVRTYTIIYKAIEDVQAAMTGMLDPEYIDEDTGKAEVRETFKISGVGTVAGCYVLSGKIFRNGKVRVVRDGFIIHEGEIAALKRFKDDAKEVNHGYECGITITNFNDLKEGDIIEAYVTKEVERKLK